One Alteromonas sp. KC3 DNA segment encodes these proteins:
- a CDS encoding type II toxin-antitoxin system CcdA family antitoxin has translation MQDLYDIHAPKKATNLSLNSDLLQKARDLKVNLSATLEQALKDKLKNVEAEKWKKENKAAIAAYNEFVAENGCIGDEYRNF, from the coding sequence ATGCAAGATTTATATGACATCCATGCCCCAAAGAAAGCGACAAATTTAAGCTTGAACAGCGATTTACTGCAAAAAGCTCGAGATTTAAAAGTTAACCTGTCTGCAACCTTAGAGCAAGCACTTAAAGACAAGCTAAAAAATGTTGAAGCAGAGAAGTGGAAAAAAGAAAACAAAGCTGCCATTGCTGCATACAATGAATTTGTTGCTGAGAACGGTTGTATAGGTGATGAGTACCGAAACTTCTAA
- a CDS encoding IS110 family transposase yields MNKHSMIFIGLDTHKEFHEVAYCEEQRGASPVHYGRIPSSKVCVKKLIRQFESKYPGATLHVVYEAGPCGYWIYRLITSLGHCCYVVAPSLIPKKPGERIKTDRRDALKLVRSLKSEDLTPIYVPEPEDEAVRDLSRAREAAMKDLKEAKYQLKALLLRNNIRYEGTANWSKKHLRWLTELILPHPAQQIVLQEQLQTIEERIRRLERLDNELTHHVHQWRYYPVVKAVQAMRGVRLLVAVGVVAELGDLQRFDHPRKLMAYLGLVPSEQSSGGKRHLGAITKAGNGRARRLLIEGAHSYRYPANVSTELQLRQEGLPKDIVDIAWKAQLRLCKRYQRMSKKGKHYNLIVTAIAREMAAYIWAIAKEVVLTPVNPKLRLSRVPA; encoded by the coding sequence ATGAACAAACATAGCATGATTTTTATCGGATTGGATACGCATAAAGAGTTTCACGAAGTTGCTTATTGTGAAGAACAGCGTGGCGCGTCGCCCGTTCATTATGGTCGTATTCCCTCCTCTAAGGTCTGTGTCAAAAAGCTTATTCGCCAGTTTGAATCTAAATATCCTGGTGCAACACTTCACGTTGTTTATGAGGCTGGCCCTTGTGGCTATTGGATTTATCGTCTGATAACGAGCTTGGGACACTGTTGCTATGTTGTGGCACCGTCTCTTATCCCGAAAAAGCCAGGAGAGCGAATTAAAACCGACCGACGAGATGCGCTTAAGCTCGTTAGGTCACTAAAGTCTGAAGACCTTACACCCATCTATGTGCCCGAGCCGGAAGATGAAGCTGTGCGGGATTTATCTCGAGCTCGAGAAGCAGCAATGAAGGATTTAAAAGAAGCGAAGTACCAGCTTAAAGCTTTACTATTGCGAAACAACATACGCTATGAAGGTACGGCCAACTGGTCGAAGAAACACCTTCGCTGGCTCACGGAATTGATATTGCCTCACCCGGCCCAGCAAATTGTCTTACAAGAACAATTGCAAACCATAGAAGAGCGTATCCGGCGACTGGAAAGGCTCGACAATGAGTTAACCCACCATGTACACCAATGGCGTTATTATCCGGTAGTGAAAGCCGTTCAGGCGATGCGAGGTGTTCGATTGCTCGTTGCTGTTGGAGTGGTGGCAGAGCTTGGTGATTTACAGCGTTTTGACCATCCAAGAAAACTCATGGCGTATTTAGGTTTAGTCCCCAGCGAACAATCATCAGGCGGAAAGCGACACTTAGGAGCCATTACAAAAGCAGGAAATGGCCGAGCACGGCGTTTACTGATTGAGGGGGCGCACAGCTACCGTTATCCGGCTAACGTCTCTACTGAATTACAGTTAAGGCAGGAAGGCTTACCTAAAGACATCGTCGATATCGCTTGGAAAGCACAGCTTCGCTTGTGCAAACGCTATCAGCGCATGAGTAAAAAGGGTAAACACTACAATTTAATCGTTACCGCGATTGCCAGAGAAATGGCTGCTTATATTTGGGCTATTGCAAAGGAAGTGGTACTTACGCCGGTTAATCCAAAACTAAGATTGAGCCGAGTACCTGCATGA
- a CDS encoding nuclear transport factor 2 family protein — MKTAFSILMFYFVSMTALSAEPLDESKLRELTKQFIEAKNLRQQPNSDEKDVDHFLSFLADDFKDEHVKFNVTVTNKDELRSAMIAKLEDKIYFSNINILDIMVGRNVTFVKFKEHAKGHPSHMNKPIEYTAINIMSLEFNEHGKIKHIRRHHGL; from the coding sequence GTGAAAACGGCATTTTCAATTTTAATGTTTTACTTTGTATCTATGACTGCCCTATCAGCAGAACCGCTTGACGAGTCGAAGCTAAGGGAGTTAACGAAGCAATTTATAGAAGCAAAAAACCTACGCCAGCAACCTAATTCGGATGAAAAGGACGTTGATCACTTTTTGTCATTCCTTGCAGATGACTTCAAGGATGAGCACGTAAAATTTAATGTGACTGTTACAAATAAGGACGAGTTGCGTTCTGCAATGATCGCAAAACTAGAAGACAAAATATATTTTAGCAACATAAACATTTTAGACATTATGGTAGGTCGCAATGTTACGTTTGTTAAGTTTAAAGAGCATGCCAAAGGACATCCCAGCCATATGAATAAACCTATTGAATACACTGCGATTAACATTATGTCGCTGGAGTTCAACGAACATGGAAAAATTAAGCACATAAGACGACACCATGGCCTGTAA
- a CDS encoding CbrC family protein: MELPKFKYHSDPLKSGSIIESDAVCLCCGKATGYIYGGLPYSEVELEDSICPWCIADGTAHKKFDAEFTDYDGIGGYGDWDDVASSVKEEITYLTPGFTGWQQEKWWTHCNDGTDFLGCAGFREINEYGQDLEVSLKSEATATYGLKDGEWEGFFQSLDADGSPSAYIFKCIHCGKLGGYIDFD, translated from the coding sequence ATGGAACTTCCTAAGTTTAAATATCATTCTGATCCGTTAAAGTCAGGGTCAATCATTGAGTCAGATGCAGTTTGCCTGTGCTGTGGTAAAGCCACCGGATATATCTATGGTGGGCTGCCCTATTCTGAAGTCGAATTAGAAGACTCAATATGTCCTTGGTGTATCGCAGATGGTACTGCCCACAAGAAATTTGATGCGGAGTTTACAGATTACGACGGTATAGGTGGATATGGTGATTGGGACGACGTGGCTTCATCAGTCAAGGAAGAAATAACCTATTTAACTCCTGGTTTTACTGGTTGGCAACAGGAAAAGTGGTGGACGCATTGTAATGACGGTACAGATTTTCTTGGTTGTGCCGGATTCAGGGAGATAAATGAATACGGTCAGGATTTAGAAGTCAGTTTAAAATCCGAGGCAACCGCGACGTACGGTCTAAAAGACGGAGAATGGGAAGGCTTCTTTCAGTCACTCGATGCTGATGGGTCACCAAGTGCTTACATATTTAAATGTATTCATTGCGGTAAACTTGGCGGCTACATTGACTTTGATTAA
- a CDS encoding nuclear transport factor 2 family protein — protein sequence MLNKQLLIAVFTLSLSHVTQANIDQEDIKKEVLDSFNSLVEASKKLDANAYFEHFDSDKFVGLNSDGTNWNDLNELTPVVDAGFNSIQKVTSLEFPNVKISVIDNNTVILVNEFTQTVLLKNGTTHTASGGGTQVWSKHSGQWKLVSVSASIKPTTR from the coding sequence GTGTTAAATAAACAATTGCTTATAGCGGTCTTCACGTTATCACTGTCACATGTTACGCAGGCCAATATTGACCAAGAAGACATTAAAAAAGAAGTACTGGATTCTTTCAATAGCCTTGTAGAGGCTTCAAAAAAGCTAGATGCTAACGCGTATTTTGAACATTTTGATTCCGATAAATTTGTGGGTTTAAACAGTGACGGTACAAACTGGAACGATCTAAATGAACTTACTCCAGTTGTAGATGCAGGGTTTAACTCGATACAAAAAGTTACATCGCTTGAGTTCCCCAATGTGAAGATTTCAGTTATTGATAACAACACTGTCATTTTGGTAAATGAGTTTACGCAAACTGTTTTACTCAAAAATGGCACAACGCACACTGCCTCAGGCGGTGGTACACAAGTATGGTCTAAACATAGCGGCCAATGGAAATTAGTGAGTGTGTCAGCTAGCATTAAACCTACAACGAGGTGA
- a CDS encoding NMCC_0638 family (lipo)protein, translating into MNRVKSYIVATLLLSTIGCKSTLAKEDEGLALRKSTPIQLFMGTCVVGRQSPAALEQSAKRKGFVIAPEQISQSYLKGNAGKAWYLKNDEGNFGLALLENGLCSVYIHQGEPNTIQASLEAWLPPKDSGFTYKKELVSQSGSLTTTSYTLYQGSSFLEQWVITVNSAKPSNLVAVMSYQGA; encoded by the coding sequence ATGAATCGAGTTAAATCTTACATTGTTGCAACCCTGCTTCTTTCAACCATTGGGTGTAAATCAACTCTAGCAAAAGAAGATGAAGGTCTTGCTCTACGAAAATCAACGCCAATCCAGTTGTTCATGGGAACGTGTGTAGTCGGTCGTCAAAGCCCTGCGGCTTTAGAGCAATCAGCCAAAAGAAAAGGATTCGTAATTGCACCTGAGCAAATTTCTCAAAGTTACCTAAAAGGTAACGCAGGCAAAGCTTGGTACTTGAAGAATGATGAGGGTAATTTCGGACTTGCATTACTAGAAAATGGACTTTGTTCTGTATACATACACCAAGGTGAGCCAAATACAATTCAAGCAAGTTTGGAAGCTTGGTTACCTCCCAAAGACAGCGGGTTTACTTATAAAAAAGAGTTAGTTTCGCAATCTGGTAGTCTAACTACAACTTCATATACATTGTATCAAGGTAGTAGTTTTCTAGAACAATGGGTTATAACAGTAAATAGTGCCAAACCTAGTAACTTAGTTGCGGTGATGTCATACCAAGGCGCCTAG